The stretch of DNA TGGCCGCCGAGTGCGCGTTCGACCTGTCCCTGGTCGCCCCGAAGCTGCCGCCGTACCCGGTGCCGCCCGGTCATACGGAGGCGAGCTGGCTGCGCGAGCTGGTGCGCCGCGGGGCCGCGGAGCTGTACGGGCCGCCCGAGGCGGAGCGGGTGCCGGGCGCCTACGCCCAGCTGGAGCACGAGCTGCGCGTGATCGAGGACCTCGGGTTCCCGGGCTACTTCCTCGTCGTCTACGAGCTGGTCGACTTCTGCCACCGCAACGGGATCCTCGCGCAGGGCCGAGGGTCGGCCGCCAACTCCGCGGTCTGCTACGCGCTGCGGATCACCGCCGTGGACGCGGTGCGGCACGGGCTGCTGTTCGAGCGGTTCCTCGCTCCCGAGCGGGACGGTCCGCCAGACATCGACGTGGACATCGAGTCGGCGCGTCGCGAGGAGGTGATCCAGCACGTCTACGCCATGCACGGGCGCACCCACGCCGCCCAGGTGGCCAACGTCATCTCCTACCGGCCGCGCTCGGCGGTGCGGGACGCGGCCCGGGCGCTGGGGTACGACGTCGGGCAGCAGGACGCCTGGAGCACGTCGATCGAGCGCTGGGGGAGCCTGCGCGGACCGCAGGCTCCGAGCCCGTGGTGGACCCTGTCGCGGTCGCAGCCGGTGGCGGCCGAGGCGGTCCCCGGAACGGTGACGGCGGACGGCCACGATGTGGTCCCGGCGCAGCGGCCACCGTCGGCGGCAGAGCTGGAGGAGATCCCCGACCAGGTGATCGACCTGGCCGAGCGGTTCCTACGACTGCCCCGGCACCTCGGCATCCACTCGGGCGGCATGGTGATGTGCGACCGCCCGGTGATCGAGGTGTGTCCCGTGGAGTGGGCGCGGATGGAGGGGCGCACCGTGCTGCAGTGGGACAAGGAGGACTGTGCGGACGCCGGCCTGGTGAAGTTCGACCTGCTCGGCCTGGGGATGCTGACCGCCCTGCGGCTGGCGTTCACCCAGGTGCAGGTGCACGAGGGGGTCGAGCTCGACCTGCACGGGCTGCCGCACGAGGACCCGGGCGTGTACCGCCTGCTGTCCGCGGCGGACACCGTCGGGGTGTTCCAGGTGGAGTCCCGTGCCCAGATGGCCACGCTGCCGCGGCTGGCGCCGAAGAGCTTCTACGACATCGTCGTCGAGGTCGCCCTGATCCGCCCCGGACCCATCCAGGGCGGATCGGTGCATCCCTACATCGAACGGGCCCGCGGCCGGCAGGAGGTCGACTACCTGCACCCGCTGCTGGAACCGGCGCTGGCCAAGACGTTGGGCGTGCCGCTGTTCCAGGAGCAGCTGATGCAGATGGCCATCGACGCCGCCGGGTTCAGCGCCGCGGAGGCGGACCAGCTGCGGCGCGCGATGGGGTCGAAGCGGTCGATGGAGCGGATGGAGGCGCTGCACGCGCGCCTGCTGGACGGCATGGCCGAACGAGGGATCGACCGCAGGACGGGTGAGCAGATCTTCGACAAGCTCAAGGCCTTCGCCGACTTCGGCTTCCCGGAGTCGCACGCGTACTCGTTCGCCTTCCTGGTGTACGCCAGCGCGTGGCTGAAGATGTACCACCCGGCCGCGTTCTACGCGGGTCTCCTCGCGGCTCAGCCGATGGGGTTCTACTCACCGCAGAGCCTGGTGGCGGACGCTCGCCGGCACGGCCTGCAGGTGCTGCGGCCGGACGTGCAGGCATCGGACGCCCTCGCCGTGGTGGAACGGCTCGGACCCACGCCCGCCGAGGGTGAGCCGCCGCTGGTGCCGCGGCCGAGCGGCACCGACGCGATGGCCCCCGTGGGGGAGCGGATCGGTGCCGACCGCTCGTTGGCCGTCCGCCTCGGCCTGGCGTCCGTGCGGTCGGTCGGTACCGAGGTGGCCGAGGCGCTGGTCGCCGAGCGGTCGGCGAACGGTCCGTTCGCCGACCTGCGCGACCTGGTCCGTCGGGTCCGGCTCAGCACCGCCCAGCTCGAGGCGCTGGCGACCGCGGGCGCCCTCGAGAGTCTGGGGACCACCCGGCGGGAGGGACTCTGGGCGGCCGGCGCGCTGGCCCAGGAGAGCCCGGACACCCTGCCCGGGGTCAGCGTGGGCGTGACGGCCCCGACGCTGCCCGGGCTGGAGGCGGTCGAGGTGGCGACCGCCGACGTGTGGGCCACCGGTGTCTCGGTGGACTCGTACCCGACGCAGTTCGTCCGTGAGGGCCTGGACGCTGCCGG from Cellulomonas sp. NTE-D12 encodes:
- the dnaE gene encoding DNA polymerase III subunit alpha, which gives rise to MTERYAELHAHSAFSFLDGASQPEELAAEAARLGLTALALTDHDGLYGVVRFSQAARAVGLPTVFGAELHLPAPDGRRHPRERTRATPGRPVLDPPTGVPDPRSTHLLVLARGPDGYRALSRAIAEAHLRTGLKGAADHRLEELAAVADGQWLVLTGCRKGAVRRALSGGDPSGVTGVAPGGPAAARAELDRLVALFGRDNVAVEVTAAHDAYDDDRADALAALAADVGLPLVATGGVHYAAPRDGDLAAALAAVRARSSLDDLDGWLPGAPAAHLRSAAEMTVLHRRHPTAVPTAAALAAECAFDLSLVAPKLPPYPVPPGHTEASWLRELVRRGAAELYGPPEAERVPGAYAQLEHELRVIEDLGFPGYFLVVYELVDFCHRNGILAQGRGSAANSAVCYALRITAVDAVRHGLLFERFLAPERDGPPDIDVDIESARREEVIQHVYAMHGRTHAAQVANVISYRPRSAVRDAARALGYDVGQQDAWSTSIERWGSLRGPQAPSPWWTLSRSQPVAAEAVPGTVTADGHDVVPAQRPPSAAELEEIPDQVIDLAERFLRLPRHLGIHSGGMVMCDRPVIEVCPVEWARMEGRTVLQWDKEDCADAGLVKFDLLGLGMLTALRLAFTQVQVHEGVELDLHGLPHEDPGVYRLLSAADTVGVFQVESRAQMATLPRLAPKSFYDIVVEVALIRPGPIQGGSVHPYIERARGRQEVDYLHPLLEPALAKTLGVPLFQEQLMQMAIDAAGFSAAEADQLRRAMGSKRSMERMEALHARLLDGMAERGIDRRTGEQIFDKLKAFADFGFPESHAYSFAFLVYASAWLKMYHPAAFYAGLLAAQPMGFYSPQSLVADARRHGLQVLRPDVQASDALAVVERLGPTPAEGEPPLVPRPSGTDAMAPVGERIGADRSLAVRLGLASVRSVGTEVAEALVAERSANGPFADLRDLVRRVRLSTAQLEALATAGALESLGTTRREGLWAAGALAQESPDTLPGVSVGVTAPTLPGLEAVEVATADVWATGVSVDSYPTQFVREGLDAAGVLRVEQVYRDPVPTGRVAVAGVVTHRQRPGTAGGVTFLSLEDETGLLNVICSAGLWQRFRRAARTSKALVVRGRLERADETTNLVAEHLSPLSLRVRTASRDFR